In one window of Lacticaseibacillus casei DSM 20011 = JCM 1134 = ATCC 393 DNA:
- a CDS encoding MucBP domain-containing protein codes for MAQVTLTIHYVDENGKTLGPDNHLMNTPEHHFRLTAPTLIGYDFEKAVLPDGQHVGDPTVTGTMTGDDPQLTFIYTTASSLVHHPVPATLVIQYFDNHKRPLRDAQVLHTKTGHQYELTAPDFPNFRYHHAMLPGGMIMSDKTVSGRLIQPHNELTFMYEPK; via the coding sequence TTGGCACAAGTCACTTTAACCATTCATTATGTCGATGAAAACGGCAAAACATTAGGCCCAGACAATCACTTGATGAATACGCCAGAACATCATTTTCGACTCACTGCTCCGACCTTAATCGGTTATGACTTTGAAAAAGCCGTTCTCCCCGACGGCCAGCATGTCGGTGATCCAACTGTCACCGGTACCATGACGGGTGATGACCCGCAGCTAACCTTTATTTACACAACGGCGTCATCACTGGTTCATCACCCAGTTCCGGCAACATTGGTTATTCAGTACTTTGATAATCACAAACGGCCATTGCGTGACGCCCAGGTGCTGCATACCAAAACCGGTCACCAATATGAACTGACGGCACCGGACTTTCCTAATTTTCGCTATCACCACGCTATGTTACCCGGCGGCATGATTATGTCCGACAAAACCGTCTCTGGTCGCCTTATCCAGCCACATAATGAACTGACATTTATGTATGAACCTAAGTAA